The following coding sequences are from one Candidatus Binataceae bacterium window:
- a CDS encoding TolC family protein produces MLRKTYVVLVIGILAMLAGTVAAARAQSAPPAVPTFGAAAPTVPPSGLAAGAPKLPPSPTPRNQAVIPVPPQPAPNVNAPASQTAPFEQGASVLSLPDVYARQLSPTELIPPESIISQSYLHTRDDTVRGLTLKQAIYIALENNPNVKVFELNPVGSQEAVAVANGAFDPALTAESDIIKSVVPVTSPFQVVGSRAFTSKFYDWNFGLDKVSSLTNGTFSITFNNNRTYSNSTFASVNPSYNPQLALSVAQPLLRNFGWKFATINVRIAESSQKQSQWTMAQSLEDFVLRVGTDYWNVVQAEENLQVAEYGLRLNSDLVRQNRISVQVGTLAPIDLQEAQSAEATAEANVYTAQAALRAARATLRQDVMMNPSATFVPQEIEPIDKPTTTLNFNPNQEVALETAIEYRPSLEAMREAIRGALLQVKFAENQTLPQLNLGAQFGLNSTAGSAHCITSFSGAAKTNCISPSGLPGNKLSFGGIYGDALNRLFGFGFYNYAAVMNFEYPLDNAAARAVLAQTRVQYEQLRMQYRADISQAVVAVQTALANLQADLERVRATRAATYFAARSLHDEEVRFRVGMATTHDLLQFQSQLVSAQGNQVQAEVDLEDAKLALEHEEGTLLRAFQINFELQNPHRSPWYAKF; encoded by the coding sequence ATGCTGCGCAAGACTTATGTCGTGCTCGTGATAGGGATTCTGGCGATGCTGGCCGGGACGGTCGCCGCCGCGCGCGCGCAGAGCGCGCCGCCGGCAGTTCCTACCTTCGGCGCGGCGGCGCCGACGGTGCCGCCCAGCGGCCTGGCGGCCGGCGCGCCCAAGCTGCCGCCGAGCCCGACTCCGCGCAATCAGGCGGTGATTCCGGTTCCGCCGCAGCCCGCGCCCAACGTCAACGCGCCGGCCAGCCAGACCGCGCCGTTCGAACAGGGCGCCTCGGTGCTCTCGCTGCCCGACGTCTACGCGCGCCAGCTCTCGCCCACCGAGCTGATACCGCCCGAGAGTATCATCAGCCAGTCTTATCTCCACACGCGCGACGACACCGTGCGCGGGCTGACGCTCAAGCAGGCGATCTACATTGCGCTGGAGAATAATCCCAACGTCAAAGTCTTTGAGCTCAATCCGGTGGGGAGTCAGGAGGCGGTCGCAGTCGCCAATGGCGCCTTCGACCCCGCGCTGACAGCCGAGAGCGACATCATCAAGAGCGTAGTGCCGGTAACCTCGCCCTTCCAGGTGGTCGGCAGCCGCGCCTTCACCAGCAAGTTCTACGATTGGAATTTCGGCCTCGACAAGGTTTCCTCGCTCACCAACGGCACCTTCAGCATCACCTTCAATAACAACCGCACCTACTCCAATTCGACCTTCGCCTCGGTCAATCCATCCTACAATCCGCAGCTGGCGCTGTCGGTGGCGCAGCCGCTGCTGCGCAACTTCGGATGGAAATTCGCCACCATCAACGTGCGCATCGCCGAGTCCTCGCAGAAACAATCGCAGTGGACGATGGCGCAGAGCCTGGAGGATTTCGTGCTCCGGGTCGGCACCGACTACTGGAATGTGGTGCAAGCCGAGGAGAACCTGCAGGTTGCCGAGTACGGACTGCGTCTGAACAGCGACCTGGTGCGCCAGAACAGGATCTCGGTCCAGGTCGGGACGCTGGCGCCGATCGATTTGCAGGAGGCGCAGTCGGCCGAGGCGACCGCCGAGGCCAACGTCTATACCGCCCAGGCGGCGCTGCGCGCCGCACGTGCGACTCTGCGCCAGGACGTGATGATGAATCCGTCCGCGACCTTCGTACCGCAGGAGATCGAGCCGATCGACAAGCCGACGACCACGCTCAATTTCAATCCTAACCAGGAAGTCGCGCTGGAAACCGCGATCGAGTACCGTCCCTCGCTGGAGGCGATGCGCGAGGCCATCCGCGGCGCGCTTTTGCAGGTCAAGTTTGCCGAGAACCAGACTCTGCCGCAGCTCAACCTCGGCGCGCAGTTCGGCCTCAACTCAACCGCCGGCAGTGCCCATTGCATCACGAGCTTCAGCGGCGCGGCCAAGACCAACTGTATCTCGCCCTCGGGCCTGCCCGGCAACAAGCTGTCCTTCGGCGGAATCTACGGCGACGCGCTCAACCGGCTGTTCGGCTTCGGCTTCTACAATTACGCGGCAGTGATGAATTTCGAGTACCCGCTGGACAACGCCGCCGCGCGCGCGGTGCTGGCGCAGACCCGCGTGCAGTACGAGCAGCTCCGGATGCAATACCGCGCCGACATCTCGCAAGCCGTGGTCGCCGTGCAGACCGCGCTTGCCAACCTGCAGGCCGACCTCGAGCGCGTGCGGGCCACCCGCGCGGCAACCTACTTCGCCGCCCGCTCGCTGCACGACGAGGAAGTGCGTTTTCGAGTCGGGATGGCGACGACACACGACCTTTTGCAGTTCCAGTCACAGCTGGTCTCAGCGCAGGGCAACCAGGTCCAGGCCGAGGTCGATCTCGAGGATGCCAAGCTCGCGCTCGAGCACGAAGAGGGAACGTTGTTGCGCGCCTTCCAGATAAACTTCGAGCTTCAGAACCCGCATCGCTCGCCCTGGTACGCGAAGTTCTGA
- a CDS encoding PAS domain S-box protein, protein MRTAFVLFVCFELIYFLVDIGPTPALGLHSVTLLIAALVLAATTMRWFARRWRPIAFAALSLAFALTAALTLMTGKTEPLLITVALGLVGTAATMPWSTICQAALTITGAGAMAVPMLASQVPADQAAYSWFGLLIAAALGHFIVAAAEHHRAEIARWAKSVQTGHEQLRQSESKLRRVLEASGDAISINRLSDGRYLDFNQCFCEISGYKREEALGRTALELGLWLDRDQLRTFMRRLRAERQVRNMECIFHMKDGRAVPYLLSAALMELDGEECIVAAARNISQLKQSEQDLRSAYQTLAAQIETLNHSRELLRAEIAQREAAQRRMAESEARFRRVFESSLDAICIIDLAGWRILDCNSDFFRMVERRRKDVVGHTIAELDVWISERRLREVTELVLSMGVVRNLEVEFRRPGGGTTPCLLSAVISEIDGRPCLLAFSRDISHLKRTQRELIAAREAALAASQAKSEFLSSMSHEIRTPMNAILGMADLLWETPLSAEQRRYLHTMRANGATLLALVDDVLDLAKIESGRLGLERSEFSLVELAESVMETLGIRAHEKGLELALHIRPGVPTALVGDPLRLRQILVNLVGNAIKFTERGEVVIAIEVAAPPAIAEATEAATVDADNRGPNGAEPAANRVLLRFAVRDTGIGIPAEKLETIFSSFTQGDSTTTRKYGGSGLGLAIVKRLVELKGGRIRVESRPGVGSTFSFIVPFDVRPGAPAVEQLGAAHSLAGARLLIADGTPAGRAVAAEMLELAGAAVDQAPDGAAAIGQIDRARAAGRPYDVVLADCRIPASDALGHHVRADDGEALVVMLTADDLPARFARLRAAGFGESHRCRHLFKPIRRAELLAVVAAARAGGLSEAASLGYHDGGANGGGDSSEAPAPSAPLPASEGAMAQTCAVPLRRPRRILLAEDSFDNRLVIEGYLRNTPYSLDYAADGKAAVRKATSESYDAILMDLQMPVMDGYAAVSEIRRWERENHRSPTPIIALTASTHEEAARRSLEMGCNSRVTKPVKRPTLLKALDDALEPHGAEKAATQPEAPAQPGRIAPGSSSIGAPSSFGGGDCADSGEIRGRIVVHVDDDLRDLVPGFLARKRDDAAAVVAAAERGAREAVARLGHKLKGEGGGFGLEAISEIGRGLERAAAGGDFDGARRLAGELVDFLDRLQIVYQPMEE, encoded by the coding sequence ATGCGCACGGCCTTCGTACTGTTCGTCTGCTTCGAGCTTATCTACTTCTTGGTTGACATCGGTCCGACGCCCGCCCTCGGGTTGCACTCGGTTACGCTGCTTATCGCCGCGCTCGTCCTCGCGGCCACGACTATGCGGTGGTTCGCGCGCCGCTGGCGCCCGATCGCGTTTGCAGCCCTGTCCCTGGCCTTCGCGCTGACAGCCGCGCTGACCCTGATGACCGGCAAAACCGAACCATTGCTGATCACTGTCGCGTTGGGCCTGGTTGGCACCGCGGCGACGATGCCATGGAGTACGATCTGCCAGGCAGCACTGACGATAACCGGTGCCGGGGCGATGGCGGTGCCGATGCTGGCGAGCCAGGTTCCGGCGGACCAAGCGGCCTATAGCTGGTTCGGGCTGCTGATCGCTGCCGCCCTCGGTCATTTCATCGTGGCCGCCGCCGAGCATCATCGCGCGGAGATTGCGCGCTGGGCGAAAAGCGTCCAAACGGGCCATGAGCAGCTTCGCCAGAGCGAATCGAAGCTGCGCAGGGTGCTCGAGGCCAGCGGCGACGCGATCTCGATCAACCGGCTGAGCGACGGCCGCTACCTCGACTTCAACCAGTGCTTCTGCGAGATCAGCGGCTACAAGCGGGAGGAAGCCCTCGGCCGCACCGCACTCGAGCTGGGCCTGTGGCTGGACCGCGATCAGCTCAGAACCTTTATGCGCCGCCTGCGTGCCGAGCGCCAGGTGCGCAACATGGAATGCATCTTTCACATGAAGGACGGCAGGGCCGTACCATACCTGCTCTCGGCTGCGCTGATGGAGCTGGACGGCGAGGAGTGCATCGTCGCTGCCGCGCGCAACATCAGCCAGCTCAAGCAGAGCGAGCAGGACCTGCGCAGCGCCTACCAAACGCTCGCGGCCCAGATCGAAACGCTCAACCATAGCCGCGAGCTGCTGCGCGCAGAAATCGCGCAGCGCGAAGCCGCTCAGCGCCGGATGGCCGAGAGCGAGGCCAGGTTCCGCCGCGTCTTCGAGAGCAGCCTCGACGCAATCTGCATCATCGACCTCGCCGGCTGGCGCATCCTTGACTGCAACAGCGACTTCTTCCGTATGGTCGAGCGCCGGCGCAAAGACGTCGTCGGCCACACGATAGCCGAGCTCGATGTCTGGATTTCGGAGCGCAGGCTGCGGGAAGTGACCGAGCTGGTGCTTTCGATGGGCGTCGTGCGCAACCTGGAAGTCGAGTTCCGCCGCCCCGGCGGCGGGACTACCCCCTGCCTGCTCTCGGCCGTGATTAGCGAGATCGACGGACGCCCGTGCCTGCTGGCCTTCTCACGCGACATCAGCCATCTCAAGCGCACCCAGCGCGAACTCATCGCCGCGCGCGAGGCCGCGCTGGCAGCCTCACAGGCCAAATCCGAGTTCCTCTCGAGCATGTCGCACGAGATCCGCACTCCGATGAATGCGATTCTGGGGATGGCGGACCTGCTGTGGGAAACCCCGCTCTCCGCCGAACAGCGCCGCTACCTGCACACGATGCGCGCCAACGGTGCGACCTTGCTCGCTCTGGTCGACGACGTTCTCGATCTCGCCAAGATCGAAAGCGGGCGGCTGGGCCTGGAGCGCTCGGAATTCAGCCTCGTCGAGCTCGCCGAGAGCGTGATGGAAACGCTCGGCATCCGCGCCCACGAAAAAGGGCTCGAGCTCGCACTGCACATTCGTCCCGGCGTTCCCACTGCGCTCGTCGGCGATCCACTGCGCCTGCGGCAGATCCTCGTCAACCTGGTGGGCAACGCGATCAAGTTCACCGAGCGCGGCGAAGTTGTCATCGCCATCGAAGTGGCCGCGCCGCCCGCAATAGCCGAGGCGACCGAGGCGGCCACCGTCGACGCGGACAACCGCGGCCCAAACGGTGCCGAGCCGGCCGCCAACCGCGTGCTCCTGCGCTTTGCGGTGCGCGACACCGGCATCGGAATACCCGCCGAGAAGCTGGAAACGATCTTCAGCAGCTTCACCCAGGGCGACTCGACGACCACCCGCAAGTACGGCGGCAGCGGCCTGGGCCTGGCGATCGTAAAGCGGCTGGTCGAGCTGAAGGGCGGACGGATAAGGGTCGAAAGTCGCCCTGGCGTCGGCAGCACCTTCAGCTTCATCGTGCCGTTCGACGTGCGGCCCGGGGCTCCCGCGGTTGAGCAGCTCGGCGCCGCGCACAGCCTCGCCGGTGCCCGTCTACTGATCGCGGACGGCACGCCGGCGGGCCGCGCAGTCGCCGCCGAGATGCTCGAGCTGGCGGGCGCCGCCGTCGATCAGGCGCCTGACGGCGCCGCGGCGATCGGGCAAATCGATCGGGCGCGCGCCGCCGGCCGCCCCTACGACGTCGTGCTGGCGGATTGCCGGATACCTGCCTCCGACGCGCTCGGCCATCACGTGCGCGCCGACGACGGCGAAGCACTGGTTGTGATGCTGACCGCCGATGATTTGCCGGCGCGGTTTGCGCGCCTGCGTGCCGCGGGATTCGGCGAAAGTCACCGCTGCCGGCACCTGTTCAAGCCGATCCGACGTGCCGAACTGCTGGCGGTGGTTGCCGCCGCCCGCGCGGGCGGACTATCCGAAGCGGCCTCACTCGGGTATCACGACGGCGGCGCCAACGGCGGCGGCGACTCATCCGAGGCACCGGCCCCGTCCGCGCCGCTGCCGGCGTCTGAAGGGGCTATGGCGCAAACCTGCGCGGTGCCGCTTCGGCGCCCGCGCCGGATTTTGCTGGCGGAGGATTCGTTCGACAACCGGCTTGTCATAGAGGGTTACCTGAGGAACACTCCCTATTCGCTGGATTACGCGGCCGACGGCAAGGCGGCGGTCCGCAAGGCAACCTCGGAGAGCTACGACGCGATCCTGATGGACCTCCAGATGCCGGTGATGGACGGGTACGCAGCGGTCTCCGAGATTCGCCGATGGGAGCGCGAGAATCATCGCTCGCCCACCCCGATCATCGCGCTGACCGCGTCGACCCATGAGGAGGCCGCGCGCAGGAGTCTGGAGATGGGATGCAACTCGCGTGTAACCAAGCCGGTCAAACGACCCACGCTGCTCAAAGCGCTCGACGATGCCCTCGAACCGCACGGCGCAGAGAAGGCCGCCACGCAGCCGGAAGCGCCCGCACAGCCCGGGCGCATCGCGCCCGGCTCGTCGTCGATCGGCGCGCCTTCATCCTTCGGCGGCGGCGACTGCGCCGACAGCGGCGAAATCCGGGGTCGGATCGTCGTACACGTCGACGACGACCTGCGCGACCTCGTCCCAGGTTTTCTCGCGCGCAAGCGCGATGACGCTGCGGCGGTGGTGGCCGCCGCCGAGCGCGGCGCGCGCGAAGCCGTCGCGCGCCTGGGGCACAAGCTCAAGGGCGAAGGCGGCGGCTTCGGACTCGAGGCAATAAGCGAAATCGGGCGCGGCCTCGAACGGGCCGCCGCCGGCGGCGACTTCGACGGCGCGCGCCGCCTGGCAGGTGAGCTTGTGGACTTCCTCGACCGCCTCCAAATCGTCTATCAGCCGATGGAGGAGTAG
- a CDS encoding aminotransferase class I/II-fold pyridoxal phosphate-dependent enzyme: MAKLIRAIETKLIHAGEPEPLLGGAVAMPIFQSATFAYRGERSYHDLRYIRLSNTPNHEALHEKLAALENAEAALVTASGMAAISATLLALLASGDRLLAQDCLYGGTHDLLTADLPALGIATDFIDPNDPASWRERLTPRTRAIYVETISNPLMGVADLRAAVEFAAEHSLVSIIDNTFASPINFRPAELGFDLSIHSGTKYLNGHSDIVAGAVIGRADLVRSVTHRLNHLGGVLDPHACFLLHRGLKTLAVRVRYQNESALKIARFLESHPKVRRVNYPGLEGNPDHLRACELLDGFGGMLSFELSGGVAAADRFIETVTLPISAPSLGGVESLITRPATTSHSGMSPQERAQAGIAEGLIRLSVGLEATDDLVEDFARALDAC; encoded by the coding sequence ATGGCCAAGCTCATCCGGGCGATCGAAACCAAGCTTATCCATGCGGGCGAGCCCGAGCCGCTGCTTGGCGGCGCAGTCGCGATGCCGATCTTCCAATCGGCGACCTTCGCCTACCGCGGCGAGCGCAGTTACCACGACCTGCGCTATATCAGGCTCAGCAACACCCCCAATCACGAAGCGCTCCATGAGAAGCTCGCCGCGCTGGAGAACGCCGAGGCGGCGCTGGTGACGGCGAGCGGGATGGCGGCGATCTCGGCCACGCTGCTCGCGCTGCTCGCAAGCGGCGACCGCCTGCTCGCGCAGGACTGCCTCTATGGCGGCACCCACGACCTCCTGACCGCCGACCTTCCCGCGCTCGGCATCGCAACCGACTTCATCGATCCCAACGATCCCGCCTCGTGGCGCGAGCGCCTTACCCCGCGCACGCGCGCGATTTACGTCGAGACGATCTCGAATCCGCTGATGGGCGTAGCGGACCTGCGCGCGGCGGTCGAGTTTGCGGCCGAGCATTCGCTGGTGTCGATCATCGACAACACTTTCGCAAGCCCGATCAATTTCCGGCCTGCCGAGCTTGGCTTCGACCTTTCAATCCACAGCGGCACCAAGTATCTCAACGGCCATTCCGACATCGTGGCCGGCGCGGTGATCGGACGCGCCGACCTCGTACGCTCGGTCACCCATCGCTTGAACCATCTGGGCGGCGTGCTCGACCCGCACGCCTGCTTCCTGCTCCATCGCGGGCTTAAGACACTGGCCGTGCGCGTGCGCTATCAGAACGAAAGCGCGCTCAAGATCGCGCGCTTCCTGGAATCCCATCCCAAGGTGCGCAGGGTCAATTATCCGGGGCTGGAAGGCAACCCCGACCATCTGCGCGCCTGCGAGCTGCTCGACGGCTTCGGCGGAATGCTGAGCTTCGAGCTGAGCGGCGGAGTCGCCGCCGCCGACCGTTTTATCGAGACGGTCACGCTGCCGATTTCGGCGCCCAGCCTGGGCGGGGTTGAAAGCCTAATCACGCGCCCGGCCACAACCTCGCACTCCGGAATGTCGCCGCAGGAACGGGCGCAGGCCGGCATCGCAGAGGGCCTTATCCGGCTCTCGGTCGGATTGGAAGCCACGGACGATCTGGTCGAGGACTTCGCGCGCGCCCTGGACGCCTGCTGA
- a CDS encoding acyl-CoA dehydrogenase family protein yields the protein MAQLNDSQIAIRDMTREFVRREIAPFAAQWDRTATVPLDTVRRIGALGLFGVCVPARWGGAGADFISYVLATEELAYGDAGICNLVNATNSFCFKVRDFGTDQQKERFLRPVASGRQIACMLLTEPQAGSDAANLRTRAARRGDRWVLNGAKSLITGGRSADVAVALALSDPAAGKRGISAFLLHTASPGYRVVRVEHKLGHRTNDTCQIALEELEVDADDMLGPPGAGLKVALEALDSARIGVAAQSVGVARAAFDAALAYARERETFGKKLTEHQAIAFRLAEMATEIEVTRQMYLHAAALKERRARCIKEASMAKLFGAQMCERVCSAAIQIHGGYGFINDYPVEKLYRDARVFQIYDGTNEVQKMLISRELIAGH from the coding sequence ATGGCCCAGCTAAACGACAGCCAGATTGCGATCCGCGACATGACCCGCGAGTTCGTGCGTCGCGAGATCGCGCCGTTCGCCGCCCAATGGGATCGCACGGCGACCGTGCCGCTGGATACGGTCCGCAGAATCGGGGCGCTCGGGCTGTTCGGGGTATGTGTGCCTGCGCGATGGGGCGGCGCCGGCGCCGACTTCATCTCCTACGTCCTGGCGACCGAAGAGCTGGCCTATGGCGATGCCGGCATCTGCAACCTCGTTAACGCCACCAACTCGTTCTGCTTCAAGGTCCGCGACTTCGGCACCGACCAGCAGAAAGAGCGCTTCCTTCGTCCGGTCGCAAGCGGCCGGCAGATCGCGTGCATGCTCCTGACCGAACCGCAAGCCGGCTCCGACGCCGCCAACCTGCGCACTCGCGCGGCGCGCCGCGGCGATCGCTGGGTCCTCAACGGCGCTAAGTCGCTGATAACCGGCGGTCGCTCTGCCGACGTCGCGGTCGCGCTCGCGCTGAGCGATCCCGCCGCCGGCAAGCGCGGAATTTCGGCCTTCCTACTGCACACGGCGTCGCCGGGCTACCGCGTGGTGCGCGTCGAGCACAAGCTCGGCCATCGGACCAACGACACCTGCCAGATCGCGCTCGAGGAGCTCGAAGTCGACGCCGACGACATGTTAGGGCCGCCGGGCGCGGGGCTGAAGGTGGCGCTCGAAGCGCTCGACAGCGCACGCATCGGCGTCGCCGCCCAATCGGTGGGCGTGGCGCGCGCCGCCTTCGACGCCGCCCTGGCTTACGCGCGCGAGCGGGAAACCTTCGGCAAAAAGCTGACCGAGCACCAGGCGATCGCGTTCAGGCTCGCCGAGATGGCGACCGAGATCGAGGTCACGCGTCAGATGTATCTGCATGCGGCCGCGCTCAAGGAGCGGCGCGCGCGCTGTATCAAGGAAGCCTCGATGGCGAAGCTGTTCGGCGCGCAGATGTGCGAGCGGGTGTGCTCGGCGGCGATCCAGATCCACGGCGGCTACGGCTTCATCAACGACTACCCGGTCGAAAAACTCTACCGCGACGCCCGCGTCTTCCAGATCTACGACGGCACCAACGAGGTGCAAAAGATGCTGATTTCCCGCGAGCTCATCGCCGGCCACTGA
- a CDS encoding DUF1329 domain-containing protein — MVQLCRLVLAAALCALVATPGAFADDPAIAPGTVITTQNWRSYEKFMPDSMAALFSGQYFWKIPDGAQMVVGPTNDHPLPKPYLEATEKYAGQVRMVPLPNGSFNLTGYVAGIPFPHPAGPSAGWQVLADLWYRYMPHLIVSTPANMSSDCAMNQFGNISCNREIFVDRTLKHVVDPGYPMVTPGAGDMDYTAWNMIEEPEEAKYTAGLTIIYSDLTRLQDVYEFTPALRRAIQVSSAARCLQGKGDVTRDDFRYGFNGNITEFTAKLLGQRRILALNNINGDTGKFPEQYEMPLGWPKPSWGKWELRDVYVIDVRKVPSRAGGYCYGKRIIYVDKNSFVPLWEDLYDAQRKLWKAFAIFPVAMEVPGVGVQDFAGTQTDVFWDLQRNHATFFYSTDADGHGAYVNQQVPKEYDNLKKYSTPGGLNQIFR, encoded by the coding sequence ATGGTTCAGCTTTGCAGGCTCGTTCTCGCCGCCGCGCTCTGCGCGTTGGTGGCCACGCCGGGCGCCTTCGCCGATGACCCGGCGATCGCGCCGGGCACCGTGATCACCACGCAAAACTGGCGCAGCTACGAGAAGTTCATGCCCGACAGCATGGCCGCGCTGTTCTCGGGCCAGTACTTCTGGAAGATCCCCGACGGCGCGCAGATGGTCGTCGGTCCGACCAACGACCATCCATTGCCCAAACCCTATCTCGAAGCGACCGAGAAGTACGCGGGACAGGTCAGGATGGTCCCGCTGCCCAACGGCAGCTTCAATCTCACAGGCTATGTAGCCGGCATTCCGTTTCCCCATCCCGCCGGCCCCAGCGCCGGATGGCAGGTGCTCGCGGACCTATGGTACCGCTACATGCCGCACCTGATCGTCTCGACGCCTGCCAACATGAGCTCGGACTGCGCGATGAACCAGTTCGGCAACATCTCGTGCAACCGCGAGATCTTCGTTGACCGCACGCTCAAGCATGTCGTCGATCCAGGCTACCCGATGGTCACGCCGGGCGCGGGCGACATGGACTACACCGCGTGGAACATGATCGAGGAGCCCGAGGAGGCCAAATACACCGCGGGCCTGACGATCATCTACAGCGACCTGACCCGCCTGCAGGACGTTTACGAATTCACGCCCGCGCTGCGCCGCGCGATCCAGGTCAGCTCCGCTGCGCGCTGCCTGCAGGGCAAGGGCGACGTGACCCGCGACGACTTCCGCTACGGCTTCAACGGCAACATCACCGAGTTCACCGCCAAGCTGCTCGGCCAGCGGCGCATCCTGGCGCTCAACAACATCAACGGCGACACCGGCAAGTTTCCCGAGCAGTACGAGATGCCGCTCGGATGGCCCAAGCCGTCGTGGGGCAAGTGGGAATTGCGCGACGTTTATGTGATCGACGTGCGCAAGGTGCCGTCGAGAGCCGGCGGCTACTGCTACGGCAAGCGCATCATCTACGTTGACAAGAACAGTTTCGTCCCTCTGTGGGAGGACCTCTACGACGCGCAGCGGAAGCTGTGGAAGGCGTTCGCGATCTTCCCAGTCGCGATGGAAGTGCCTGGGGTGGGCGTGCAGGACTTCGCCGGCACCCAGACCGACGTCTTCTGGGATCTCCAGCGCAACCATGCGACCTTCTTCTACAGCACCGACGCCGACGGTCACGGCGCCTACGTCAACCAGCAGGTCCCCAAGGAATACGACAACCTCAAGAAGTACTCGACCCCCGGCGGTCTCAACCAGATTTTCCGGTAG
- a CDS encoding radical SAM protein produces MKKPRILLIQPTTIHLDGTPHKTRWRLIMGLMIPLMAGLTPPDFDVTLCDERLEDLDFDAGWDLVGMTTTIGASLRAYQLGDEFRKRGVPVVMGGFHATLQTEEALKHADAVVQGEADLVWEPLLRDWQDGKLKQVYKADKLHDLKGLPRPRHELLKLNRYLFKAVPVQASRGCPYRCSFCEIPVFYSGSYRTRPVGDIVEEIKQVINVTGFRRFQFIDDQITGKHKFARELFRALIPLNIRFSCLWTINSNHDEELLELAAKAGVFHVNIGVESISQDSLLSMSKIQNHVKEYKKLLKRLEHYGIYYSLNFLFGLEEDHPGIFDDTLRFLHEVKAPEAFFNTVTPRKGTPMREKLEQEGRVIIPDADMYTNNFRCMFVPNKLSPQQVEEGVWRCTKEFYSFKSMFKRLLMPPGKFTWQGLTENMLFWYGAKRQIDPVDYY; encoded by the coding sequence GTGAAAAAACCGCGTATTCTGCTGATCCAGCCGACCACGATCCATCTCGACGGCACTCCGCACAAGACGCGCTGGCGGTTGATCATGGGGCTGATGATTCCGCTGATGGCGGGGCTGACGCCGCCCGATTTCGATGTAACCCTGTGCGACGAGCGGCTGGAGGACCTCGACTTCGACGCCGGATGGGACCTGGTAGGGATGACCACCACCATCGGCGCCTCGCTGCGCGCCTACCAGCTCGGCGACGAGTTTCGCAAACGCGGCGTCCCGGTCGTGATGGGCGGCTTCCATGCCACCCTCCAGACCGAGGAGGCGCTCAAACACGCCGACGCCGTAGTCCAAGGCGAAGCCGACCTGGTGTGGGAGCCGCTGTTGCGCGACTGGCAGGACGGCAAGCTCAAGCAGGTTTACAAGGCCGATAAGCTGCACGACCTCAAGGGGTTGCCGCGCCCGCGCCACGAGCTGCTCAAGCTCAACCGCTACCTGTTCAAGGCGGTGCCGGTGCAGGCGAGCCGCGGATGCCCTTATCGCTGCTCGTTTTGCGAGATTCCGGTCTTCTACAGCGGCAGCTACCGCACCCGCCCGGTCGGCGACATCGTCGAGGAGATCAAACAGGTCATCAATGTCACCGGCTTTCGCCGCTTCCAGTTCATCGACGACCAGATCACCGGCAAGCATAAGTTCGCGCGCGAGCTCTTCCGCGCGCTCATCCCGCTCAACATCCGCTTCTCCTGTCTGTGGACGATCAACTCCAACCACGACGAGGAGCTGCTCGAGCTGGCGGCCAAGGCGGGCGTGTTCCACGTCAACATCGGAGTCGAATCGATAAGCCAGGACAGCCTGCTCTCGATGAGCAAGATTCAGAACCACGTCAAGGAGTATAAGAAGCTGCTCAAGCGGCTCGAGCACTACGGCATTTACTACTCGCTCAACTTCCTCTTCGGCCTCGAGGAGGACCATCCGGGCATCTTCGACGACACCCTGCGTTTCCTCCACGAGGTCAAGGCGCCAGAGGCCTTCTTCAACACCGTCACTCCGCGCAAGGGCACCCCGATGCGCGAGAAGCTGGAACAGGAAGGCCGCGTCATCATCCCCGACGCCGACATGTACACCAACAACTTCCGTTGCATGTTCGTGCCCAACAAGCTCTCGCCGCAGCAGGTCGAGGAAGGGGTCTGGCGCTGCACCAAGGAGTTCTACTCGTTCAAGTCGATGTTCAAGCGGCTGCTGATGCCGCCGGGCAAGTTCACCTGGCAGGGGCTGACCGAGAACATGCTGTTCTGGTACGGCGCCAAGCGCCAGATCGACCCGGTGGACTACTACTGA